A window of the Vibrio ostreae genome harbors these coding sequences:
- a CDS encoding YheU family protein produces the protein MIVPWQQIDPDTLDSLIREFVLREGTDYGAQEVSLQDKVDQVRSQLQRGDAVIVYSELHETVDIKTNRA, from the coding sequence ATGATTGTTCCCTGGCAACAAATTGACCCCGACACGTTAGACAGCCTGATCCGCGAATTCGTGTTACGTGAAGGCACCGACTACGGTGCACAAGAAGTTTCGCTGCAGGATAAAGTCGATCAGGTCAGATCCCAGCTGCAGCGCGGTGATGCGGTAATTGTTTACTCTGAACTGCATGAAACGGTCGATATCAAAACCAACCGCGCTTAA